The following proteins are co-located in the Lepisosteus oculatus isolate fLepOcu1 chromosome 9, fLepOcu1.hap2, whole genome shotgun sequence genome:
- the sox9a gene encoding transcription factor SOX-9a: protein MNLLDPFMKMTDEQEKCLSDAPSPSMSEDSAGSPCPSGSGSDTENTRPSENNGQITEFKKDSEDDKFPVCIREAVSQVLKGYDWTLVPMPVRVNGSSKNKPHVKRPMNAFMVWAQAARRKLADQYPHLHNAELSKTLGKLWRLLNEGEKRPFVEEAERLRVQHKKDHPDYKYQPRRRKSVKNGQNEPEDGTEQTHISPNAIFKALQQADSPASSMSEVHSPGEHSGQSQGPPTPPTTPKTDVQPGKADLKREGRPLQEGTGRQPHIDFRDVDIGELSSDVISNIETFDVNEFDQYLPPNGHPGVPVTNPPHGQSGQVTYTGSYGISSTSVTQAAGASGHSWISKQQQHSLTNLSGEQGQGQQRATHIKTEQLSPSHYSEQQSSPQHISYGSFNLQHYSSSYPTITRAQYDYPDHQSANSYYSHATGQGSSLYSTFTYMSPSQRPMYTPIADTTGVPSIPQNHSPQHWEQQPVYTQLTRP, encoded by the exons ATGAATCTACTCGACCCCTTCATGAAAATGACAGACGAACAAGAGAAGTGTCTTTCTGATGCCCCGAGTCCGAGCATGTCAGAGGATTCTGCAGGGTCCCCGTGCCCGTCTGGATCTGGGTCCGATACCGAGAACACCAGACCCTCAGAGAACAACGGGCAGATCACTGAATTCAAGAAGGACAGCGAGGACGACAAATTCCCCGTGTGCATCCGAGAGGCGGTCTCCCAGGTGCTGAAGGGCTACGACTGGACCCTGGTCCCCATGCCAGTCAGGGTGAACGGCTCCAGCAAAAACAAACCTCACGTCAAGAGACCCATGAATGCCTTCATGGTGTGGGCACAGGCTGCCAGGAGAAAGTTGGCTGACCAGTACCCTCACCTTCACAACGCCGAACTCAGCAAAACACTGGGCAAACTCTGGAG ATTGCTTAACGAAGGAGAAAAGCGTCCTTTTGTGGAAGAGGCCGAGCGACTGAGGGTTCAGCACAAAAAAGATCACCCAGATTACAAATACCAGCCGAGACGAAGAAAGTCTGTGAAGAACGGGCAGAATGAGCCCGAAGACGGAACAGAGCAGACTCACATCTCCCCGAATGCAATCTTCAAAGCGCTGCAGCAGGCTGACTCCCCCGCGTCCAGCATGAGTGAGGTGCACTCTCCTGGAGAGCACTCAG GCCAGTCCCAGGGCCCCCCCACTCCTCCTACCACTCCAAAAACAGATGTGCAGCCTGGCAAAGCCGACCTGAAGCGCGAAGGTCGCCCCCTTCAGGAAGGAACTGGAAGACAGCCGCACATTGACTTCAGAGATGTTGACATCGGAGAGCTGAGCAGCGATGTCATTTCCAACATTGAGACCTTCGATGTCAATGAATTTGACCAGTACTTGCCACCCAACGGCCACCCTGGGGTGCCAGTCACCAACCCCCCTCACGGGCAGAGCGGGCAGGTGACGTACACAGGCAGCTATGGCATCAGCAGCACCTCAGTCACCCAGGCCGCGGGTGCCAGCGGACACAGCTGGATAtccaagcagcagcagcactccCTGACCAACCTGAGCGGCGAGCAGGGGCAGGGCCAGCAGAGAGCCACACACATCAAGACCGAACAGCTCAGCCCGAGCCACTACAGCGAGCAGCAGAGTTCTCCACAGCACATTAGCTACGGCTCCTTCAACCTCCAGCACTACAGCTCATCCTACCCCACCATCACACGTGCCCAGTATGACTATCCAGACCACCAGAGTGCCAATTCCTACTACAGCCACGCTACCGGCCAGGGCTCCAGCCTGTACTCCACCTTCACCTACATGAGTCCGAGTCAGAGACCCATGTACACCCCCATCGCTGACACAACAGGGGTACCCTCCATCCCCCAGAACCACAGTCCTCAGCACTGGGAACAGCAGCCTGTCTACACACAGCTAACCAGGCCCTGA